A stretch of the Marinobacter sp. JH2 genome encodes the following:
- a CDS encoding AI-2E family transporter, with product MIRVLRDLANKYFSDEEAVVLFLILLAGTVFIVWFGAMLAPAIASLIVAFILQGLVLKLQRWGVPDFVAIISVFLMFLGVLVGFLFGLLPLIWSQVSNLAKEAPRIIRELQSYLEVLPDEYPHLVSAEAVNAVYQQVSTEVAHITQWLVSFSLSSIPDLVALLIYMVLVPILVFFFLKDRELLVSSFARLLPKQRPMMIGIWREVNMQCANYVRGKALEILIVGSATYIAFKVLGMPYAALLSLLVGISVVIPYIGAAVVTIPVAVIGLFAFGWGSHFIWVMVVYGIIQALDGNVLVPVLFSEVNNLHPVAIIIAVLFFGGVWGLWGVFFAIPLATMLKAIFAAWPVKNVASPPAAEG from the coding sequence ATGATCAGAGTCTTGCGAGATCTCGCGAATAAATACTTTTCGGATGAAGAGGCGGTGGTGCTGTTTCTCATCTTGTTGGCGGGCACCGTTTTTATTGTGTGGTTCGGGGCGATGCTGGCACCGGCTATTGCTTCCTTGATTGTTGCCTTTATTCTGCAAGGGTTGGTGCTCAAACTGCAACGGTGGGGCGTGCCGGACTTTGTGGCGATCATCAGTGTATTTCTGATGTTTCTCGGAGTGCTGGTGGGCTTTCTCTTCGGCTTGCTGCCACTGATTTGGTCGCAGGTGTCGAATCTCGCGAAAGAAGCGCCACGAATCATTCGCGAGCTCCAATCGTATCTGGAGGTCTTGCCCGACGAGTATCCGCATTTGGTCTCCGCTGAGGCGGTCAACGCAGTGTACCAGCAGGTTTCTACGGAAGTGGCTCATATAACCCAGTGGCTGGTGTCGTTCTCGCTATCCAGCATACCGGACCTCGTCGCGCTTCTGATCTATATGGTCTTGGTGCCCATTCTGGTGTTCTTCTTCCTGAAAGATCGGGAATTGCTGGTGAGCTCGTTCGCGCGGTTATTGCCAAAGCAACGTCCGATGATGATTGGCATCTGGCGTGAGGTGAACATGCAGTGTGCCAATTATGTCCGAGGCAAAGCGCTGGAAATCTTAATCGTGGGCTCGGCGACCTACATCGCGTTTAAAGTCTTGGGCATGCCTTATGCGGCTTTGCTGTCGTTGTTGGTGGGGATTAGCGTGGTGATTCCGTACATTGGCGCGGCGGTGGTCACCATTCCGGTTGCGGTGATTGGGCTGTTTGCGTTCGGTTGGGGCAGCCATTTTATTTGGGTGATGGTGGTATACGGCATCATCCAGGCGTTAGACGGTAATGTGTTGGTGCCGGTGTTGTTTTCGGAAGTGAACAACCTGCACCCGGTTGCGATCATTATCGCGGTACTGTTTTTTGGTGGTGTATGGGGGTTGTGGGGTGTTTTCTTTGCGATACCGCTGGCAACCATGCTGAAGGCAATATTCGCAGCTTGGCCGGTGAAAAATGTGGCTTCCCCACCGGCAGCGGAAGGCTAG
- a CDS encoding M48 family metalloprotease: protein MTLLRTNRRTFTLFSAAALFTAFLVTPAVKADSTPLPSFGGSGGLIAGQQEASIGEQVMTSIRRSAPQVQDPLVYDYLNNVIYRLVPFAPLDNRNLKLVLIDSPALNAFAVPGGVVGVNGGLFLNATTEQQFASVLAHELAHLSQRHFARRMEQQETSTPLTLAGMIAGIILSAVTQSDIGIAAIAGTQAMAIQNMLSYSRAHEQEADRVGLDILANAGLDPRGMPEMFEIMMRQNRLQGNKMPEYLSTHPLTQSRVSDTQNRAEQYPSKTVHDSQEYHLMRSRLQVHYANTPASAVEIFESYLNRDDAKKNDAIRYGLAVAYKENKQLDKAESILRELLSKNPGRITFQVSLAEVYTEQKRYEDARDILKTALSRNPSNYPITWALARLEIADGNGSAAASHLKELTRQRPSGDQIWLRLAEAEGMARNIVGVHRARAEYDALRGDYRSAQRQLRQAQEKLPAGSSERQVVSERLSEIASRIQQANRS from the coding sequence ATGACGCTCCTTCGCACCAATCGCCGCACCTTTACACTTTTTAGTGCGGCCGCCCTGTTCACAGCGTTTCTCGTAACACCCGCGGTAAAGGCTGACTCAACACCCTTGCCCTCGTTTGGCGGCAGTGGTGGGCTGATAGCCGGCCAACAGGAGGCCAGCATTGGCGAGCAGGTGATGACCTCTATTCGGCGGTCGGCGCCGCAGGTGCAAGACCCCTTGGTGTATGACTACTTAAACAACGTGATTTATCGGTTGGTGCCGTTCGCCCCTCTGGATAATAGAAACCTCAAGCTTGTTCTCATCGACAGCCCCGCACTTAATGCGTTCGCTGTGCCGGGCGGTGTGGTTGGAGTAAATGGCGGACTCTTTCTTAATGCCACTACAGAACAACAGTTTGCTTCGGTACTCGCACACGAATTGGCTCACTTGAGCCAACGCCACTTTGCGCGGCGCATGGAGCAACAGGAAACCAGCACACCGTTAACATTGGCTGGCATGATCGCCGGCATCATCCTCTCTGCCGTCACCCAATCTGACATTGGTATAGCCGCTATCGCGGGCACACAGGCCATGGCCATTCAAAACATGCTGTCCTACAGCCGGGCTCATGAACAAGAAGCCGACCGTGTGGGCCTGGACATTCTCGCCAATGCCGGTCTTGACCCAAGAGGCATGCCCGAGATGTTCGAAATCATGATGCGGCAGAACCGCCTGCAAGGGAACAAGATGCCGGAATATCTCTCAACCCACCCGCTGACACAGAGCCGTGTCTCCGACACGCAAAATCGGGCTGAGCAATACCCCAGCAAGACGGTGCACGACAGTCAGGAATACCACCTGATGCGCAGCCGCTTGCAGGTTCATTACGCCAACACTCCCGCATCGGCTGTCGAGATATTCGAGTCGTACTTGAATCGAGACGACGCTAAAAAGAACGATGCGATACGCTACGGACTTGCCGTGGCCTATAAAGAAAACAAGCAACTGGATAAAGCTGAAAGCATTCTGCGGGAACTTCTATCGAAAAATCCGGGGCGTATTACGTTCCAAGTATCTCTCGCTGAAGTCTATACCGAGCAAAAGCGCTACGAAGATGCCCGAGACATTCTGAAAACAGCACTATCAAGAAACCCAAGTAATTACCCGATCACCTGGGCATTAGCCAGGCTTGAGATTGCGGATGGCAATGGCTCTGCAGCCGCCAGTCATCTAAAAGAACTGACCCGCCAGCGCCCTTCCGGCGACCAGATTTGGCTCCGGCTTGCGGAAGCTGAAGGCATGGCAAGAAACATCGTCGGCGTTCATAGAGCGAGAGCGGAATACGATGCCTTGCGAGGGGACTACCGGTCCGCTCAGCGCCAGCTGAGGCAAGCTCAGGAGAAACTGCCCGCGGGCTCTTCGGAACGACAGGTGGTTAGCGAACGGCTGAGCGAAATCGCCAGCCGCATTCAGCAAGCCAACAGATCCTGA
- the bamC gene encoding outer membrane protein assembly factor BamC: MQVPGRTRYKLVSLARPVAGFVFAGTLAGCGFLPDRSEDYVNAPEGTPIVVPAGYDNSRLGEAMPIRSIRTDDSRRMYPSTIPRPPDMTSDILDENYVIEELDGRLWLLVNDVPGRLWPAASAWMSQAGLGVAHDSPQLGVLQSELANFSIAARTLLELDNAPAATEPKVLVQLRLAPGIRRKTTEIRAQVLEFDEGPEGLVAWNPDSTDNEPSKALQKKLLGELAEFLKQKEDSKSFSRAASGMVAKPLVRLISENEQAKAVEVELDYGRTWAEVNRSLEEIGANIVDIDRSAGWVQVDFRTEDERSPGWFSWFSDDEKLIHTHTVTISQAAPAMAVTAERVDTYNGEQASADLLTKLFEHLY; this comes from the coding sequence ATGCAGGTTCCTGGAAGAACCCGTTACAAACTTGTATCTCTAGCCCGGCCTGTTGCCGGGTTTGTGTTTGCTGGCACGCTGGCTGGTTGTGGCTTTTTGCCCGATCGTTCCGAAGATTATGTCAATGCGCCTGAAGGGACGCCCATTGTGGTGCCTGCCGGCTATGATAATTCCCGTCTTGGCGAAGCCATGCCCATTCGCAGCATTCGCACGGATGATTCCCGCCGAATGTACCCATCTACCATTCCCCGTCCTCCCGATATGACGTCCGATATTCTCGACGAGAATTACGTTATCGAAGAACTGGACGGCCGGTTGTGGTTGCTCGTAAACGATGTGCCTGGGCGCTTATGGCCAGCGGCGAGTGCTTGGATGAGTCAAGCTGGATTGGGTGTTGCCCACGACAGCCCACAGTTGGGCGTTTTGCAAAGCGAACTGGCTAACTTCAGCATAGCGGCCCGAACTCTGCTCGAGTTGGATAACGCTCCGGCTGCGACTGAACCGAAGGTGCTTGTTCAATTAAGGCTAGCGCCTGGTATTCGTCGTAAAACGACGGAAATTCGTGCTCAGGTATTGGAATTCGATGAAGGGCCAGAGGGATTGGTCGCCTGGAACCCGGATTCAACTGATAACGAACCATCGAAAGCGCTTCAGAAAAAACTCTTGGGTGAGTTGGCGGAGTTTTTGAAACAGAAAGAGGACAGTAAATCGTTCTCTAGGGCGGCTTCAGGCATGGTGGCTAAGCCACTGGTTCGTTTGATTTCGGAAAACGAGCAGGCAAAAGCTGTTGAGGTCGAGTTGGATTACGGCCGAACATGGGCTGAGGTGAATCGATCACTTGAAGAAATTGGCGCGAATATTGTCGATATTGATCGCAGCGCTGGTTGGGTTCAGGTGGATTTTCGCACTGAAGACGAACGTTCGCCCGGCTGGTTTTCTTGGTTCAGCGACGACGAAAAGCTCATTCATACCCACACGGTAACAATCAGCCAGGCAGCCCCTGCCATGGCGGTTACGGCCGAGCGCGTTGACACCTATAATGGTGAGCAAGCCAGTGCCGACCTGCTTACCAAACTGTTTGAACATCTGTACTGA
- a CDS encoding MbcA/ParS/Xre antitoxin family protein, which translates to MMSYSENNPQAGQILAKAAKRAAAALEITPQQLALILGTDERDLEISIEPESNQGFRARQFIQIFQQLQSLLGSNSAMAHWVATNNREFRSAPIDVMQTELGLDEVHAYLEFMSK; encoded by the coding sequence ATGATGAGCTATTCCGAGAACAATCCCCAAGCAGGCCAGATACTGGCAAAAGCTGCGAAGAGAGCAGCCGCAGCATTGGAGATCACCCCGCAGCAGCTTGCGCTAATTCTGGGCACTGATGAACGTGATCTGGAGATTTCTATTGAACCCGAAAGTAACCAAGGGTTTCGGGCTCGACAATTTATCCAAATTTTTCAGCAATTACAGAGCTTGTTGGGCAGCAACAGCGCGATGGCCCATTGGGTAGCGACGAACAACCGAGAATTCAGATCAGCTCCCATAGACGTGATGCAGACTGAGCTTGGGCTGGATGAGGTTCATGCCTACCTAGAGTTCATGAGCAAGTAA
- the purC gene encoding phosphoribosylaminoimidazolesuccinocarboxamide synthase gives MEKREELYAGKAKSVYRTDDPNRFVLVFRDDTSAFDGEKKEQLNRKGMVNNKFNAFVMEKLEAAGVPTHFEGLLSGTESLVKKLDMIPVECVVRNISAGSLCRRIGVEEGVELNPPTYELFLKDDALHDPMVNESLAVSFGWASEAELAQMKELTYKVNDVLKTLFDEAGMLLVDYKLEFGRSEGKIVLGDEFSPDGCRIWDKETRKKMDKDRFRQGLGSVIETYEEVGRRLGISFD, from the coding sequence ATGGAAAAGCGCGAAGAACTGTATGCGGGCAAGGCAAAATCTGTTTACCGCACCGATGACCCCAATCGTTTCGTTTTGGTATTCCGGGACGACACGTCTGCCTTTGACGGCGAGAAGAAAGAACAGCTTAACCGCAAAGGCATGGTAAACAACAAATTTAATGCCTTTGTGATGGAAAAGCTCGAAGCGGCCGGCGTGCCGACTCACTTTGAAGGACTGCTGTCCGGCACCGAATCTTTGGTCAAAAAACTCGATATGATTCCGGTTGAATGCGTTGTGCGCAACATCTCTGCTGGCAGCCTGTGCCGTAGAATCGGTGTGGAAGAAGGTGTTGAGCTGAACCCACCAACCTACGAGCTGTTCCTGAAAGATGATGCCTTGCACGATCCTATGGTCAACGAATCTTTGGCGGTGAGCTTCGGTTGGGCGTCAGAAGCCGAACTGGCGCAGATGAAAGAATTGACCTACAAAGTGAATGACGTGCTCAAAACTCTGTTTGACGAGGCTGGCATGCTGCTGGTTGATTACAAACTGGAATTTGGCCGCAGTGAAGGCAAGATTGTATTGGGTGATGAGTTCAGCCCGGATGGCTGTCGTATTTGGGATAAGGAAACCCGCAAAAAGATGGATAAAGACCGGTTCCGCCAGGGGCTGGGTAGCGTGATCGAAACCTATGAAGAAGTAGGTCGTCGTCTCGGCATCAGTTTTGACTGA
- a CDS encoding DUF2897 family protein: protein MPLIGWLFILAAIAMVVGSLLFLRDSANMQIPEEKLEKIRARKAQLEKEEREEEKRDG, encoded by the coding sequence ATGCCGCTCATAGGATGGTTGTTTATATTAGCTGCGATTGCCATGGTGGTTGGTAGCCTGTTATTCCTCAGAGACAGTGCCAATATGCAAATCCCGGAAGAGAAGCTGGAAAAAATCCGCGCTCGAAAAGCTCAGCTCGAGAAAGAAGAACGAGAAGAGGAAAAGCGGGATGGATAG
- a CDS encoding vWA domain-containing protein: MNIKKLFSGLLLGASIAISPLQAAPILSDIVFVVDESGSMGNVQTNLRNNIGLFASILTGTNQVDAQYGLVGYGSGSPAPRMITDFTDDTNFSTAAQGLLTNGGSEPGYTATAFALNGLDNQTDLFSFRGNAVKNIIILTDEPSNGDFVSRGAVGGQAVSESILDGLLTSNNALYNGVLRSNNTINSYSQLITDHGGTVFDLNLFNTNDQNVVQQFVTDFANKKLQETLDFCQLNPNDPACQPSTSVPEPSSLALIGLGLLGIGLRARRKAVAA, translated from the coding sequence ATGAACATCAAAAAGCTATTCTCAGGGCTTCTGTTAGGGGCCTCCATCGCGATATCACCCTTGCAGGCGGCCCCCATTCTCAGTGACATCGTATTTGTTGTCGATGAATCCGGTTCGATGGGTAATGTTCAAACTAACCTAAGGAACAACATTGGTTTATTTGCCAGTATCCTGACAGGAACCAACCAAGTTGATGCGCAGTATGGACTAGTAGGGTACGGAAGCGGATCACCCGCGCCCCGAATGATCACTGATTTCACCGATGACACTAACTTCTCGACGGCAGCTCAAGGTCTGTTGACCAACGGCGGATCAGAACCAGGCTACACAGCTACGGCATTTGCACTCAACGGATTAGACAACCAAACAGACCTGTTCTCTTTCCGCGGCAATGCGGTCAAGAACATCATCATCTTGACCGACGAACCATCCAATGGCGACTTCGTTTCTCGAGGAGCTGTAGGTGGTCAAGCCGTTTCAGAGAGCATTCTAGATGGCCTACTGACCAGCAATAACGCGCTGTACAATGGTGTACTTCGCTCCAACAACACCATCAATTCTTACTCTCAACTGATCACTGATCACGGTGGCACAGTGTTCGACCTAAACCTGTTTAACACCAATGACCAGAATGTTGTTCAGCAGTTCGTCACTGACTTCGCAAACAAGAAACTGCAGGAAACACTGGATTTCTGCCAACTCAACCCAAATGATCCGGCATGCCAGCCATCCACTTCGGTACCTGAGCCTTCATCTTTAGCTCTTATCGGCCTGGGCCTTTTGGGAATCGGTTTACGAGCGCGCCGTAAGGCAGTCGCTGCTTGA
- a CDS encoding hotdog domain-containing protein, with product MHEAKVVGYVVNSSCTLRQPIAYPDSLSVGFRVAKLGNSSVTYELSIFKELEAEASAFGLLVHVYVNRDQNRSVNIPAPIRQCLEEILVK from the coding sequence ATCCACGAAGCGAAAGTAGTTGGCTATGTAGTAAACTCTTCCTGTACCTTACGCCAACCCATTGCATATCCCGATTCCCTTTCAGTTGGTTTCCGTGTTGCGAAGCTTGGCAACAGCTCTGTGACCTATGAACTCAGCATTTTCAAAGAACTTGAAGCCGAGGCATCGGCCTTTGGACTGTTGGTACACGTTTATGTGAATCGTGACCAAAATCGCTCTGTTAACATCCCAGCCCCAATCCGTCAGTGCCTGGAGGAAATATTGGTTAAGTAG
- the dapA gene encoding 4-hydroxy-tetrahydrodipicolinate synthase — MITGSLVALVTPMHPNGDIHWEDLDKLVDFHIENGTHGIVAVGTTGESATLDPKEHCRVIGHIIKRVDGRIPVIAGSGGNSTREAIDLTTEAHKLGADACLLVVPYYNKPTQEGLYQHFKAIAEAVPAMSQIVYNVPGRTACDMLNETVLRLADIPNIVGIKDATGNIPRGIELIEGLAGRLAVYSGDDATAAELMLAGAKGNVSVTANVAPKGMSQLCEAAIAGNEEETRRLNEQLTPLNHKLFLEANPIPVKWALQHMGVIGEGIRLPLTPLSEKFQGEVEDALKASGVL; from the coding sequence ATGATTACGGGTAGCCTCGTCGCACTAGTTACGCCCATGCATCCCAATGGTGATATTCACTGGGAAGATTTGGACAAACTAGTGGACTTTCATATCGAAAATGGCACTCATGGCATTGTGGCTGTGGGCACCACTGGTGAGTCCGCCACTTTGGACCCGAAAGAGCATTGTCGGGTGATCGGCCATATCATAAAACGAGTGGACGGCAGGATCCCTGTGATCGCCGGTAGCGGCGGTAACAGTACCCGGGAAGCGATCGACCTGACCACAGAAGCCCATAAACTAGGTGCGGATGCGTGTTTGTTGGTTGTGCCGTATTACAACAAACCAACTCAGGAAGGCTTGTATCAGCATTTCAAAGCCATCGCAGAAGCTGTGCCAGCTATGAGCCAGATTGTATACAACGTGCCCGGGCGTACCGCCTGCGATATGTTGAACGAAACGGTTCTGCGTCTTGCTGATATTCCCAATATTGTCGGCATCAAAGATGCAACCGGCAATATCCCTCGTGGAATCGAGTTGATTGAAGGCTTGGCCGGGCGCTTGGCCGTCTACTCCGGAGATGACGCCACGGCAGCAGAACTTATGCTCGCGGGCGCTAAAGGGAATGTGTCAGTTACCGCTAATGTCGCGCCAAAGGGCATGTCACAGTTGTGTGAGGCCGCAATCGCCGGGAATGAAGAAGAGACCCGCCGGCTGAACGAGCAATTGACCCCCTTAAACCACAAGCTGTTTCTGGAAGCGAACCCGATTCCGGTTAAATGGGCTCTGCAGCATATGGGCGTAATTGGTGAAGGGATTCGTCTGCCGCTGACTCCGCTCAGCGAGAAGTTCCAAGGTGAAGTGGAAGACGCACTCAAGGCTTCAGGTGTTCTCTGA
- a CDS encoding NAD-dependent epimerase: MKILVTGTAGFIGSHLAHRLLDRGDEVIGVDNVNDYYDVNLKEARLARLLDKPGFTEVREDVANREAMEVLFREHKPERVVHLAAQAGVRYSLENPHAYIDANLVGFTNILEGCRHNDVKHLVYASSSSVYGANETMPFSVHDNVDHPLSLYAASKKANELMAHTYSHLYNMPTTGLRFFTVYGPWGRPDMALFIFTKKILAGEPIDVFNHGQHRRDFTYIDDIVEGVIRTLDHVAESNPEWSGAQPDPGTSKAPYRIYNIGSNNPVELSRFIEIIEERVGKKAQKNLLPLQPGDVPATYANVDDLINDVDYKPAMPVEEGIANFVNWYRDFYKV, from the coding sequence TTGAAAATCCTGGTAACGGGCACTGCCGGTTTTATCGGCTCGCACCTGGCTCATCGGCTGTTGGATCGCGGTGATGAAGTGATTGGTGTGGACAACGTTAACGACTATTATGACGTCAACCTCAAGGAAGCGCGATTGGCGCGGTTGTTGGATAAGCCGGGCTTCACCGAAGTGCGCGAAGATGTCGCCAATCGTGAAGCAATGGAAGTTCTGTTCCGCGAGCACAAGCCTGAGCGGGTTGTGCATCTGGCGGCGCAAGCCGGTGTTCGTTATTCACTGGAAAATCCCCACGCCTACATCGACGCTAATTTGGTGGGCTTTACCAACATTCTGGAAGGCTGCCGCCACAACGATGTGAAGCATCTGGTGTATGCTTCCAGCAGCTCGGTATACGGTGCAAACGAAACCATGCCGTTTTCGGTGCATGATAACGTAGACCACCCGCTGAGCTTGTACGCCGCATCCAAGAAGGCTAATGAGCTGATGGCGCACACCTACAGCCATCTGTACAACATGCCGACCACCGGTTTGCGGTTTTTTACCGTGTATGGCCCGTGGGGGCGCCCGGATATGGCGTTGTTTATCTTCACCAAGAAAATTCTGGCGGGTGAGCCCATTGATGTATTCAACCACGGCCAACACCGCCGCGATTTCACCTACATCGATGACATCGTTGAAGGCGTAATCCGCACGCTGGACCACGTCGCCGAATCAAACCCCGAATGGTCAGGCGCTCAGCCAGACCCCGGCACCAGCAAGGCGCCATACCGTATCTACAACATCGGTAGCAATAACCCGGTAGAGCTGTCCCGGTTTATCGAGATCATCGAGGAGCGAGTGGGCAAGAAAGCGCAGAAGAATTTGCTGCCGCTGCAGCCGGGTGACGTGCCGGCTACCTACGCCAATGTCGATGACCTGATCAACGATGTGGATTATAAGCCGGCAATGCCGGTTGAAGAGGGCATTGCTAACTTCGTGAACTGGTATCGGGACTTCTACAAGGTCTGA
- a CDS encoding RluA family pseudouridine synthase, which yields MRKQIDITVDSAQTAVDALAQASGLPKQRIKDAMAKGACWWLQKGKRVRLRKAKRELQPGTRIELFYDDTVLAREPETPTLIEDKGRYTVWNKPHGLLSQGSQWGDHCSLLRLAELQLNRSCFLVHRLDADAAGLMLVAHDGKAAAALSTLFSSRAMTKIYRARVTGQLFAQDTKIDAPIDGKASVSHVKTINVDSETNTTLVEVKIDTGRKHQIRRHLAKVGHPIVGDRLYGTKAPSALQLVAKYLAFDCPLQKHPVHFTLKCEPPVNS from the coding sequence ATGCGCAAACAGATTGATATCACCGTTGATTCCGCTCAAACCGCCGTGGATGCACTGGCGCAGGCCTCCGGTCTGCCGAAGCAGCGTATAAAAGACGCAATGGCGAAAGGGGCTTGCTGGTGGCTGCAGAAGGGCAAACGCGTGCGGCTGCGGAAAGCCAAACGGGAATTACAACCGGGAACTCGGATTGAGCTATTTTATGATGACACCGTATTGGCCCGCGAACCAGAAACTCCAACGCTCATTGAGGATAAAGGTCGTTACACTGTCTGGAACAAACCCCATGGGCTGTTATCTCAAGGATCCCAATGGGGGGATCATTGCAGCTTGCTGCGCCTCGCCGAACTTCAACTGAACCGATCTTGCTTTTTAGTGCACCGCCTAGATGCGGATGCCGCAGGATTAATGCTTGTTGCCCACGATGGCAAGGCCGCAGCTGCCCTCTCTACCCTATTTTCAAGCCGGGCCATGACCAAAATCTATCGGGCACGGGTTACCGGACAACTGTTCGCTCAAGATACTAAAATTGACGCCCCTATTGATGGCAAAGCATCGGTAAGTCACGTCAAGACCATTAACGTCGATTCGGAAACGAACACAACACTCGTGGAAGTCAAAATAGACACAGGCAGAAAACATCAGATACGGCGTCATCTAGCGAAGGTCGGACATCCGATTGTGGGCGATCGGCTTTATGGCACCAAAGCCCCATCAGCTCTCCAGCTAGTCGCGAAATACCTTGCCTTTGATTGCCCGTTACAAAAGCACCCTGTTCACTTCACCCTAAAATGCGAGCCGCCGGTCAACAGCTAA
- a CDS encoding sulfurtransferase TusA family protein codes for MADRTLDASGLRCPMPLLKTKLELNAMASGECLEVIATDAGSARDIPAYIKLSAHELLSNKEDNGEYRFVIECGG; via the coding sequence ATGGCTGACAGAACTCTGGATGCAAGTGGGCTTCGTTGTCCGATGCCGCTACTGAAAACCAAGTTAGAGCTTAATGCAATGGCCTCCGGTGAGTGTTTGGAAGTGATCGCTACGGATGCTGGGTCAGCACGGGATATTCCTGCCTATATAAAATTATCCGCTCACGAACTCCTTAGCAATAAGGAAGATAACGGTGAATACCGGTTCGTGATAGAGTGCGGCGGATAA
- a CDS encoding TIGR04219 family outer membrane beta-barrel protein gives MRKLMIAVGGSLVLAAPLASADVVGAGASVSYWNSDFSGDVVNKGDVVDIDKDLNMSSDGNANFTANFEHPIPVLPNVRLNYTGISQSGRGEIGPEGFDKIGVGVGADVKSDLDIEQLDATFYYEVLDNWVNLDLGLTARKMDAELVVRDTAIGGKVSKTSVDGVLPLGYASVRFDLPFTGVSVGGEGNVISYSGDSLYDVNVYGQFDVAVLRLRAGYREMAIDYEDDDDRLDVKLSGPFASIGVDF, from the coding sequence ATGCGTAAATTGATGATTGCCGTGGGTGGTTCTTTGGTACTTGCTGCTCCTTTGGCCAGCGCCGACGTAGTAGGCGCTGGCGCAAGTGTTAGCTACTGGAACTCGGATTTTTCCGGAGACGTGGTTAACAAGGGAGACGTTGTCGATATCGACAAAGACCTCAATATGAGCAGCGACGGCAACGCCAATTTTACCGCTAACTTTGAACACCCCATCCCGGTACTGCCAAACGTACGGTTGAATTACACCGGTATTTCCCAGAGTGGCCGCGGTGAAATTGGACCTGAAGGCTTCGACAAAATCGGTGTTGGCGTGGGGGCAGACGTTAAATCCGATCTCGACATCGAACAGCTCGATGCCACCTTCTACTACGAAGTGTTGGACAACTGGGTAAACCTTGATCTGGGGCTGACGGCGCGGAAGATGGATGCTGAGCTTGTCGTGCGAGATACAGCTATTGGCGGCAAAGTCAGTAAGACCTCCGTCGATGGCGTATTGCCCTTAGGCTATGCATCCGTTCGCTTCGATCTACCGTTCACCGGAGTATCCGTTGGTGGTGAAGGCAACGTGATTTCCTACAGCGGAGATTCATTGTACGACGTCAATGTTTACGGTCAGTTCGATGTGGCGGTACTGCGCCTGCGCGCCGGCTACCGTGAGATGGCCATTGATTATGAAGACGACGACGATCGGCTGGATGTGAAGCTATCCGGCCCGTTTGCAAGTATTGGCGTTGACTTCTAA
- a CDS encoding peroxiredoxin, producing the protein MSSVALNQPVPDFQAQATGDQSITLAGLKGKNVIIYFYPKDNTPGCTTEGQDFRDRMEQFSALDTEIFGVSRDSLRVHENFRAKYEFPFHLISDKDEDLCKLFDVIKLKKLYGKEHLGIERSTFLVDKEGVLRQEWRGVKVKGHADEVLDAVKAL; encoded by the coding sequence ATGTCATCCGTAGCATTGAATCAGCCTGTACCCGATTTTCAGGCCCAGGCCACCGGTGATCAATCAATTACCCTGGCTGGCCTTAAGGGTAAAAACGTTATTATCTACTTTTATCCGAAAGACAACACCCCCGGATGCACCACCGAAGGCCAAGATTTTCGTGATCGCATGGAGCAATTCTCGGCTCTGGACACTGAAATATTCGGTGTTTCCCGCGACAGCTTGCGTGTACACGAGAACTTTCGTGCCAAGTACGAGTTCCCGTTTCACCTGATTTCAGACAAAGACGAAGACCTGTGCAAGCTTTTTGATGTTATTAAGCTCAAAAAGCTTTATGGCAAAGAGCATTTGGGCATTGAAAGAAGTACCTTCCTGGTTGATAAGGAAGGTGTACTCCGTCAAGAATGGCGCGGTGTTAAAGTAAAAGGCCACGCCGATGAGGTACTAGACGCCGTCAAAGCTCTATAA